The Podospora pseudocomata strain CBS 415.72m chromosome 1 map unlocalized CBS415.72m_1, whole genome shotgun sequence genome has a segment encoding these proteins:
- the ERV29 gene encoding ER-derived vesicles protein erv29 (COG:U; EggNog:ENOG503NVZT) → MAQLRGQGSYGIGAPAPFGGDIDQRVEQSPLDTIRQQTSKIEDLLDTLSEPIKPFLPAIGRFLIVVTFIEDALRIITQWSDQLLYLHDYRHIPSGLTHLFLIANVIVMAICSTLVIIRRHSEYAVCGLMGVVVTQALGYGLIFDLNFFLRNLSVMGGLLMVLSDSWVRKTKAFAGLPQLEEKDRKMYFQLAGRVLLIFLFIGFVFSGEWSVLRIIVSLLGLAACVMVVVGFKAKFSATLLVVILSVFNVIVNNFWTLHEHHPHKDFAKYDFFQILSIVGGLLLLVNSGPGQFSIDEKKKVY, encoded by the exons ATGGCGCAATTGCGAGGACAGGGCAGCTACGGCATCGGCGCGCCGGCGCCCTTTGGCGGAGACATCGATCAGAGGGTGGAACAGAGTCCTCTGGACACCATCCGCCAGCAGACCAGCAAGATTGAGGATCTTTTGGATACCCTCAGCGAGCCTATCAAGCC CTTCCTTCCCGCCATTGGCCGCTTCCTCATTGTCGTGACCTTTATTGAAGACGCTCTCAGAATAATAACACAATGGAGCGACCAGCTTCTTTACCTCCATGACTACCGTCACA TTCCCTCCGGTCTCACCCACCTCTTCCTGATCGCCAACGTTATCGTCATGGCCATCTGCTCAACCCTCGTTATCATCCGCCGGCATTCCGAGTATGCCGTCTGCGGTCTTATGGGTGTAGTTGTCACGCAGGCTCTCGGGTACGGTCTCATCTTTGACCTCAACTTCTTCCTGCGTAACCTGTCGGTCATGGGTGGTCTCCTGATGGTTCTCTCCGACTCGTGGGTGCGCAAGACCAAGGCCTTTGCCGGACTTCCCCagctcgaggagaaggaccGCAAGATGTACTTCCAGCTCGCCGGTCGTGTTCtgctcatcttcctcttcatcggcTTCGTTTTCTCTGGCGAGTGGTCCGTTCTCCGCATCATTGTCAGCTTGTTGGGCCTGGCCGCCTGCgtgatggttgttgttggtttcaAGGCCAAGTTCAGCGCCACCTTGTTGGTCGTCATTCTCAGCGTGTTCAACGTGATTGTGAACAACTTCTGGACT CTCCACGagcaccacccccacaaGGACTTCGCCAAGTACGATTTCTTCCAGATTCTCTCCATTGTCGGtggtctcctcctgctgGTCAACAGCGGCCCCGGCCAGTTCAGCAtcgacgagaagaagaaggtgtaCTAG
- a CDS encoding uncharacterized protein (EggNog:ENOG503NVSH; COG:O) translates to MAILRGFLLGLGLALAGVVQGHDDGSQWVDLWASMPQEVEPHNLPPAPFTGEDSIYTNTTIRQTIHLTQPAPHIRLSLSNEFGGPSADLHISAVTIALPLNGTAGSPSIQPRTLRQVTFSGGSKSFTIPNGAIAISDPIRNLNVKAETNLAVTIYIQQGQQGKRISGHPGSRTSSWFINGDHTKAVDLPSEAVRVDRWFILSAVEGWVDKKRTHGSLVIIGDSITDGRGSTTNGNDRWPDQLLRRLESQRRGGSGMSVINQAAGGNRVLADGLGPNALGRIARDVLAHNGVKYVVLFEGVNDLGTAAEGDLVKTGDRLIQAYEQIITRLHGRGIAVFGATITPMSGPGQAYGEPRREEQRVRVNRWIRTSGRFDAVIDFDKAVRDPKNETRLRPEYDTGDYLHLNPTGYKAMAEAVDLRLFERFRNGVSSIV, encoded by the exons ATGGCAATTCTCCGGGgtttcctcctcggcctcggcctcgctcTCGCCGGTGTTGTTCAgggccatgatgatggcagtCAATGGGTCGATCTCTGGGCTTCGATGCCTCAGGAGGTAGAACCGCATAATCTGCCGCCTGCGCCGTTT ACCGGCGAGGACTCCATctacaccaacaccaccatccgccaaaccatccacctcacccaACCCGCCCCCCACATccgcctctccctctccaacgaATTCGGCGGCCCCTCTGCCGATCTCCACATCTCCGCCGTCAccatcgccctccccctcaacggCACGGCCggctccccctccatccagcCCAGAACCCTCCGCCAGGTCACCTTCTCGGGCGGAAGCAAAtccttcaccatccccaacggcgccatcgccatctcGGACCCCATCAGAAACCTCAATGTCAAAGCCGAGACCAACCTCGCCGTCACAATCTACATCCAGCAAGGCCAGCAAGGCAAGCGAATCTCCGGCCACCCAGGCAGCCGAACAAGCAGCTGGTTCATCAACGGCGACCACACCAAAGCAGTCGACTTGCCATCCGAGGCGGTGAGGGTAGACCGGTGGTTCATCCTCTCCGCGGTCGAAGGCTGGGTAGACAAGAAAAGAACTCACGGGAGCCTAGTCATCATCGGCGACAGCATCACCGACGGCCGCGGCTCAACCACAAACGGCAACGACCGTTGGCCCGACCAACTCCTCCGCCGGCTCGAATCCCAACGTCGCGGCGGTTCAGGAATGAGCGTCATCAACCAAGCCGCCGGAGGCAACAGGGTCCTAGCCGACGGGCTCGGACCCAACGCGCTGGGCCGGATAGCAAGGGACGTCCTCGCTCACAACGGAGTAAAATACGTTGTTCTTTTCGAGGGCGTCAACGACCTTGGCACCGCTGCCGAAGGCGACCTAGTCAAGACAGGGGATCGTCTCATTCAAGCTTATGAGCAGATCATCACCCGGCTTCACGGGCGTGGGATTGCCGTATTTGGGGCGACGATCACGCCCATGAGCGGGCCGGGCCAGGCGTATGGGGAaccgaggagggaggagcagagggtgagggtgaataGGTGGATTAGGACCAGCGGGAGGTTCGACGCGGTGATTGACTTTGACAAGGCGGTGAGGGATCCGAAGAATGAGACGCGGCTGAGACCAGAGTATGACACGGGGGATTACCTTCACTTGAACCCGACGGGGTACAAGGCCATGGCCGAGGCGGTCGATTTGAGGTTGTTTGAGAGGTTCAGGAATGGGGTGTCGAGTATTGTTTAG
- the ERB1 gene encoding Ribosome biogenesis protein erb1 (COG:A; EggNog:ENOG503NU5U; BUSCO:EOG092612LP) — protein sequence MKSKPVEKKRKARDEESDSESDDELANGLFDGVLEASEDEEDYIPSDEIDDVDSESEVSEGSEDAEEEEEEGDDDALLSDDIPSDDEMGKLSKDAEELEITEPGVDPKPKHQEEEDRNYKVVKDANGGERYVYDEIDPVYDSDDSDAQGPVNTIGNIPLSFYDSYPHIGYDINGKKIMRPATGDALQSLLDTIEVPKGWTGLTDVNTGNPLNLTQEELELVRRVRHGLVPDEGYDPYPDTVEWFTSKQETMPLSAAPEPKRRFLPSKNEAKQVMKLVRAIREGRILPYKPPEEREREEEEKEEVQFDLWQDEEPAAPNPMHIPAPKLPPPGYEMSYNPPEEYLPTKEEREEWEKTDPEDREKEFLPQKFNSLRKVPAWGTLVKERFERCMDLYLAPRVRKNRLNIDPNSLLPKLPSPAELKPFPTVVQTIFRGHEGTVRSVAIDPTGVALATGGSDGTVRVWELLTGRQVWSVKLSSEDPVYTVRWRPTKDAFVLAASAGEDVFLMVPPHSSVTPTLDQASRDVLAAGFGYATNGQQPATAPGKEPAGKWARPGTKLEDAGVLVRVTVRSAVKVITWHRRGDHFATVSPEGQRSSVAIHTLSKHLTQIPFRKLHGLAQTVVFHPLKPLFFVATMRTVRCYDLQKVELVKIVQPGAKWISSLDIHSGGDHLIVGSYDRRLLWHDLDLSNRPHKTMRFHPKAIRAVRFHKGGLPLFADASDDGTLQIFYGKVPNDQLESPTIVPVKQLKGHKVVNQVGVVDIDWHPREPWCVSAGADGTARLWM from the exons ATGAAGTCAAAACCGGTAGAAAAGAAGCGCAAGGCGAGGGACGAGGAATCCGACTCGGAGTCTGACGACGAGCTCGCAAATGGTCTTTTCGACGGTGTTTTGGAGGCCAgcgaagatgaagaggactACATTCCGTCCGACGAAATCGACGATGTCGACAGCGAAAGCGAGGTCAGCGAAGGTAGCGaggacgccgaggaggaggaggaagagggagatgacGATGCGCTCTTGAGCGACGACATTCCGTCAGATGATGAAATGGGGAAGCTCAgcaaggatgccgaggaacTTGAAATTACGGAACCGGGCGTTGACCCAAAGCCAAAGcaccaagaggaggaagaccgCAATTACAAAGTTGTGAAGGACGCCAATGGTGGAGAGAGATATGTCTACGA TGAAATCGACCCAGTCTACGATTCCGACGATTCAGATGCCCAAGGCCCCGTTAACACGATAGGAAACATCCCCCTCAGCTTCTACGACAGCTACCCACACATCGGCTACGACATCAATGGCAAGAAAATTATGCGCCCAGCCACTGGCGATGCGCTGCAAAGTCTTCTCGATACCATTGAGGTCCCCAAGGGCTGGACTGGTTTGACCGACGTCAACACCGGAAACCCGCTCAATCTTACacaggaggagctggagctggtcCGTCGTGTCCGGCATGGTCTTGTTCCTGACGAGGGTTATGACCCATATCCCGATACCGTCGAATGGTTTACTTCCAAGCAAGAAACGATGC CCCTCAGCGCGGCCCCCGAACCCAAGAGGCGCTTCTTGCCATCCAAGAACGAGGCTAAGCAGGTGATGAAATTGGTCCGCGCCATTCGCGAAGGCAGAATCCTTCCTTACAAGCCTCCTGAGGAGCGtgaaagagaggaggaagagaaggaggaggttcaGTTCGATCTTTGGCAAGATGAGGAGCCAGCGGCACCAAATCCTATGCACATTCCTGCGCCTAAGCTCCCACCTCCTGGCTATGAAATGAGTTACAATCCTCCTGAGGAGTACTTGCC AACAAAGGAAGAACGCGAAGAGTGGGAGAAGACTGACCCTGAGGACCGCGAGAAGGAGTTCCTCCCTCAAAAGTTCAACTCTCTTCGCAAGGTACCTGCGTGGGGCACTTTGGTCAAGGAGAGATTCGAACGGTGCATGGACCTTTATCTTGCTCCCCGTGTGCGGAAAAACAGGCTCAACATTGACCCGAACTCGCTTCTTCCCAAGCTTCCCTCGCCTGCTGAGTTGAAGCCATTCCCTACCGTTGTCCAGACCATCTTCCGCGGCCACGAGGGCACGGTAAGAAGTGTCGCGATTGACCCT ACCGGTGTGGCTTTGGCTACAGGCGGCAGTGACGGCACTGTGCGCGTATGGGAGTTGTTGACCGGTCGACAAGTATGGTCTGTGAAGTTGAGCAGTGAAGACCCAGTCTATACCGTCCGCTGGAGACCAACCAAGGATGCCTTTGTCCTTGCTGCTTCTGCGGGTGAGGATGTCTTCTTGATGGTTCCGCCACATTCGAGCGTCACGCCTACACTTGACCAGGCAAGCCGTGATGTTCTCGCTGCTGGCTTCGGCTACGCAACCAACGGTCAACaaccagccacagctcccgGTAAGGAGCCTGCTGGCAAGTGGGCCAGACCTGGCACCAAGCTTGAAGACGCAGGTGTTCTTGTCAGGGTCACAGTCAGGTCTGCTGTCAAGGTCATTACCTGGCACAGAAGAGGCGATCACTTTGCGACAGTGTCCCCCGAGGGCCAGCGCAGCTCTGTGGCGATTCACACCTTGTCCAAGCACCTTACCCAGATTCCTTTCCGGAAACTCCACGGTCTTGCACAGACTGTGGTGTTCCACCCGCTGAAGCCACTCTTCTTCGTTGCGACGATGCGCACAGTGCGGTGCTATGATCTTCAGAAGGtggagctggtcaagattgTCCAGCCTGGTGCTAAATG GATCTCGTCACTTGACATTCACTCTGGCGGCGATCACTTGATTGTCGGCAGTTACGATAGGCGGTTGCTCTGGCACGACCTTGACTTGTCCAACCGGCCACACAAGACAATGAGATTCCATCCAAAGGCCATCCGCGCCGTGCGGTTCCACAAGGGTGGACTTCCGTTGTTCGCAGACGCCAGTGACGACGGCACGTTGCAGATCTTTTATGGCAAGGTGCCCAATGACCAGCTTGAAAGCCCTACAATCGTGCCAGTCAAGCAACTCAAGGGTCACAAGGTTGTCAACCAAGTGGGTGTCGTGGATATCGACTGGCACCCGAGAGAACCGTGGTGTGTGTCTGCCGGAGCGGATGGAACGGCGAGGTTGTGGATGTAA
- the ALG6 gene encoding Glucosyltransferase-like protein (COG:E; COG:G; CAZy:GT57; EggNog:ENOG503NVFW; BUSCO:EOG09260NZ8), which translates to MTDCCQRHQKVPETRTWTSFLVEITTDSAIMAGHTPSPHKPRRKAKGAGGPSNLGHSISVESSGRAPSFPLAAFFWPARGSASQWEILPIILMVVGLFRWAASLWGYSGFQKPPMFGDYEAQRHWMEITTHLPITQWYFHDLQWWGLDYPPLTAYHSWLCGKIGSLIDPSWFALYKSRGVHDPNLKIFMRGTVMVSEYLIYIPAVVIFVRRFSRLSGVTSWSASISLAAILMQPGNILIDHIHFQYNTVMLGFVVASMSSMLAGRYLWSAVFFVAALGFKQMALYYAFPVFAFLLGSCFSPKINVLRFIRIALVTVIAFAILLLPFVLGAYKEWKQGIRSKPAPLPLFQGLAAYLDPKAFYYPIVEQLVQMVHRVFPFARGLFEDKVANFWCALNVVVKIKHLPAELLQRMSLIATLASIIPPNLILLVRPRKDLLPLAFATTAWGFFLFSYQVHEKSVLLPLAPMTLLLAGSQGLSKEIRAWVGFANILGCWTMFPLLQRVDLRVPYAVLTLLWAYLLGLPPTSLSVYTLDGQASFKKIVTALIHGAFYLAMALWHVLELNLQPPSDKPDLWVVANVGVGAAGFALCYLWCFSRLVLQSDILPQALAGKRSKAKTN; encoded by the exons ATGACAGATTGCTGTCAGCGGCACCAAAAAGTTCCAGAGACGCGCACTTggacttcttttcttgttgaAATCACCACAGACTCGGCGATCATGGCAGGACACACGCCATCACCTCACAAGCCAAGGCGAAAGGCCAAAGGAGCTGGCGGGCCCAGCAACCTCGGCCACTCGATCTCTGTCGAATCCTCAGGACGCGCCCCATCGTTCCCCCTCGCAGCTTTCTTCTGGCCTGCCAGGGGCTCTGCGTCGCAATGGGAGATACTCCCCATAATCTTGATGGTCGTTGGTCTTTTTAGGTGGGCGGCTAGTCTTTGGGGGTATTCTG GCTTCCAGAAACCACCCATGTTCGGCGACTACGAGGCACAGAGGCACTGGATGGAAATTACAACACACCTACCCATCACGCAATGGTACTTTCACGATTTGCAATGGTGGGGTCTCGATTACCCACCATTGACGGCCTACCACAGCTGGCTCTGCGGCAAGATCGGTTCGCTCATTGATCCTTCGTGGTTCGCCCTCTACAAGTCCCGCGGTGTACATGATCCGAATCTGAAGATATTCATGAGGGGGACTGTGATGGTGTCTGAATACCTGATCTACATCCCcgccgtcgtcatcttcgtccgTCGTTTCAGCAGGCTAAGCGGCGTTACGAGCTGGTCGGCTTCGATTTCtctcgccgccatcctcatgCAACCGGGGAACATCCTGATCGATCATATCCACTTTCAGTACAATACCGTTATGCTTGGATTTGTGGTGGCGAGTATGTCGAGCATGCTTGCTGGTCGATACTTGTGGTCTGCGGTTTTCTTCGTTGCTGCTCTTGGGTTCAAGCAGATGGCGCTCTACTACGCTTTCCCGGTGTTTGCATTTCTTCTTGGGAGCTGCTTCTCTCCCAAGATCAACGTGTTGCGGTTCATCAGGATTGCGCTGGTTACGGTTATTGCTTTCGCTATTCTGCTTTTGCCTTTCGTCCTCGGTGCCTACAAGGAGTGGAAGCAGGGCATTCGGTCAAAGCCAGCACCACTACCATTGTTCCAGGGATTGGCAGCTTATCTTGACCCCAAGGCGTTTTACTACCCTATCGTGGAGCAGCTCGTTCAGATGGTCCACCGGGTCTTTCCCTTTGCCCGCGGTTTGTTTGAGGACAAGGTTGCCAACTTTTGGTGTGCTTTGAACGTGGTAGTCAAGATCAAGCACCTTCCGGCCGAGTTGCTTCAGCGCATGTCGTTGATTGCGACCCTCGCTTCCATCATTCCACCCAACCTGATCCTTCTGGTCCGGCCGAGAAAGgatctcctccctctggccTTCGCAACAACCGCTTGGGGTTTTTTCCTGTTCAGCTATCAGGTTCACGAAAAGAGCGTCTTGCTTCCGTTGGCACCAATGACACTATTGCTGGCGGGAAGCCAGGGACTGAGCAAGGAAATCAGGGCCTGGGTTGGTTTCGCCAACATTCTGGGCTGCTGGACCATGTTCCCTCTTTTGCAGAGGGTCGACTTGCGCGTGCCATACGCTGTACTGACGCTGCTCTGGGCCTACCTTCTTGGATTACCGCCAACTTCGCTCAGCGTCTACACTCTGGACGGTCAAGCCTCTTTCAAGAAGATCGTCACGGCTTTGATTCATGGAGCCTTCTACCTGGCCATGGCATTGTGGCATGTGCTCGAACTTAACTTACAGCCGCCTTCGGACAAGCCAGACTTGTGGGTTGTGGCTAACGTAGGTGTAGGAGCTGCTGGCTTCGCCCTGTGCTATCTATGGTGCTTTAGCAGACTGGTGTTGCAGAGTGACATTTTGCCCCAGGCCTTGGCGGGCAAGAGGAGCAAGGCCAAAACAAACTAG
- a CDS encoding uncharacterized protein (EggNog:ENOG503P355; COG:S) has translation MVFLHTLSLLAAFSTTAMAQLTYLSTSSVVPTPTPTASDLSSSSTPPATRTIAVGLEGHAFTPKETTANVGDIIKFNFYPGGHRVSRAEFGFPCIPYEYVNGNTEGFWTGVFNPQAILNPPPSYEVRVNDTLPIFFYCAAPNSCTDWQMIGVINPNSTATFDAQLALASQAKLQLEPGEPFPTESAKIGPTASPVPSGDNDNENGGGGLAPGAIAGIAIGAAAVVVLAAVLLYLCGRRGGFDKAYRKSFAGAGRGNSMAEAASYNPKSPGGGGTVPGFGDGGGYGQFGQHGSPVVGGGGGYHAGMGSSPPGSAHPGYVSQQHTGFSEGSNGLGHRSAHASPQPGYLPPFGYTPPPPPPVPMQAPAELDSGGGQGVTGSPPPRYPEGDTWGRK, from the exons ATGGTTTTTTTACATACTCTCAGCCTTTTGGCTGCGTTCTCAACCACAGCAATGGCTCAGTTGACCTATTTGAGCACATCATCAGTCGTCCCAACCCCGACACCAACAGCTTCCGATCTGTCTTCgtcttcaacccccccagcaacaagaacaaTAGCTGTCGGTCTTGAGGGGCACGCCTTTACACCAAAGGAAACAACTGCCAATGTTGGGGATATCATCA AGTTCAACTTCTACCCCGGCGGCCACCGCGTCTCCCGAGCAGAATTCGGCTTCCCGTGCATACCCTACGAATACGTAAACGGAAACACGGAAGGGTTCTGGACGGGGGTGTTTAATCCGCAGGCTATTCTCAATCCG CCCCCCTCCTACGAAGTCCGCGTAAACGACACCCTCCCCATATTCTTCTACTGCGCCGCTCCAAACTCTTGCACCGACTGGCAGATGATCGGAGTCATAAACCCGAATTCCACGGCCACGTTTGACGCCCAGCTTGCTTTGGCCAGTCAGGCTAAGCTCCAGTTGGAGCCGGGGGAGCCGTTTCCTACTGAGAGTGCTAAGATTGGTCCGACGGCGAGTCCTGTTCCTAGTGGCGATAACGACAACGagaatgggggaggggggctggCGCCGGGAGCGATAGCGGGGATTGCGATTGGGGCTGCGGCGGTTGTGGTACTGGCGGCCGTGTTACTGTACTtgtgtgggaggaggggtgggtttgatAAGGCTTATCGGAAGAGCTTTgctggggcggggagggggaataGTATGGCTGAGGCTGCTAGTTATAATCCGAAGAGTCCGGGGGGGGGTGGTACCGTTcctgggtttggtgatggggggggttatgggCAGTTTGGACAACATGGGAGTCCGGTtgtcggtggagggggaggatacCATGCTGGGATGGGGAGCAGCCCGCCGGGGAGTGCGCACCCGGGTTATGTCAGTCAGCAGCATACGGGGTTTAGTGAGGGGAGTAATGGGCTTGGGCATCG TTCTGCGCATGCGAGTCCGCAGCCGGGGTATCTACCTCCTTTTGGATatacaccaccgccgccgccgccggtgccgATGCAGGCGCCTGCTGAGTTGGATAGTGGCGGTGGCCAGGGGGTGACGGGGAGCCCGCCGCCGAGGTATCCTGAGGGGGATACTTGGGGGAGGAAGTAA
- a CDS encoding uncharacterized protein (COG:S; EggNog:ENOG503P6N5): MSTNTARKAGEQPKRRACDECRGRKLACSKEIDGCARCKREGIKCVYSPQKPMGRPRKRAHVKIDAIENTETNAQKDKPNVVTAETAPALPALPANITPIPPFNPDDFALPEFDPTLAMDLDFSFLDMSNADLNFIDIIDPSTQFPPNQYLPTDPLPQHLNPLPPIEPINKTPVSEPPGQFFAFGTDLGQIDFNSSVCQQPPTSQAPEISQEDVAEIFSIPNNIPTIPDDCSIPSLSPGGSSSSSSSSPSADPHSNDPPTCSCLASLYLAMESVKVLPKSISRAMRITRAASRTAHDSILCKVCSDVPLFNPDNPGTLAKPPMVSLQSLMMLGALLPSLSNAYMRILTMVDQEAAAADRERRKIVFTLSEYGGLWGTLAEQEPYQCGAAEKLEGRVMEAGLWRLTVRALLKIDVYGVQNVECRDVRMLGLKDIIGMMEERSRRRHRLMDELVERGPTCLRIIDIAKRSMEELIIP; this comes from the exons ATGAGCACAAACACTGCCCGCAAGGCCGGCGAACAGCCAAAGCGTCGTGCCTGCGACGAATGCC GAGGCCGAAAACTCGCCTGTTCCAAAGAAATCGATGGATGCGCTCGATGCAAGCGCGAAGGCATCAAATGCGTCTACTCGCCTCAGAAACCCATGGGAAGGCCGAGAAAACGAGCACATGTTAAGATTGACGCAATTGAAAACACTGAAACCAATGCTCAGAAAGACAAGCCAAATGTCGTTACCGCAGAGACTGCACCAGCCCTCCCAGCCCTCCCGGCGAACATCACCCCTATTCCACCTTTCAACCCCGACGACTTTGCACTTCCAGAGTTCGACCCAACCCTCGCCATGGATCTcgacttctccttcctcgacaTGAGCAACGCCGACCTCAACTTCATAGACATCATCGACCCCTCCACTCAATTCCCACCCAACCAGTATCTCCCCACcgaccccctcccacaacaCCTCAACCCATTACCCCCCATCGAGCCCATCAACAAAACCCCCGTATCCGAGCCCCCAGGACAGTTCTTCGCCTTCGGCACCGACCTCGGACAGATCGACTTCAATTCTTCCGtctgccaacaaccccccaccagccAAGCACCCGAGATCTCCCAAGAAGACGTCGCCGAAATCttctccatccccaacaacatccccaccatccccgacGATTGTTCCATCCCCAGTCTTTCCCCGGGAGGgagctcttcctcatcctcctcctcccccagcgcCGACCCTCATTCCAACGACCCCCCAACATGCAGCTGCCTAGCCTCGCTGTACCTAGCAATGGAATCAGTAAAAGTCCTCCCCAAATCCATCTCCCGCGCCATGCGCATCACCCGAGCGGCCTCCCGAACAGCTCACGACTCCATCCTCTGCAAAGTCTGCAGCGACGTCCCCTTGTTCAACCCGGATAACCCGGGCACGTTGGCCAAGCCGCCGATGGTGTCGCTTCagtcgctcatgatgctcGGGGCTCTGCTTCCATCCCTCTCGAACGCGTACATGAGGATATTGACAATGGTTGAtcaggaggctgctgctgctgacagGGAAAGGCGGAAGATTGTGTTTACGCTTTCCGAGTAtgggggtttgtgggggaCGTTGGCCGAGCAGGAGCCTTACCAGTGCggggcggcggagaagctggaggggagggtgatggaggcgGGATTGTGGAGGTTGACGGTTAGGGCACTGCTCAAGATTGATGTTTATGGGGTGCAGAATGTGGAGTGTAGGGATGTgaggatgttggggttgaaggatATTattgggatgatggaggagaggtcgaggaggaggcataggttgatggatgagttGGTCGaacggggg CCGACTTGTTTGAGGATTATTGATATTGCTAAGAGGAGtatggaggagttgattaTTCCTtag